A stretch of the Candidatus Eisenbacteria bacterium genome encodes the following:
- the rpmF gene encoding 50S ribosomal protein L32 has product MALPKRRHSKTRRDKRRTHWKLTPPTLSACSHCGQPKLPHRVCPNCGYYNDEVVVFGKET; this is encoded by the coding sequence ATGGCGCTTCCTAAGAGAAGACATTCCAAGACGAGAAGAGATAAGAGAAGAACTCACTGGAAACTTACCCCTCCGACGCTTTCAGCCTGTTCACACTGCGGACAGCCAAAGCTTCCTCACAGGGTCTGCCCGAACTGCGGCTACTATAATGATGAAGTTGTGGTTTTCGGAAAAGAGACCTGA
- a CDS encoding DUF177 domain-containing protein: MTIHIADLHEGLNTLEIEDSQAGLGIEHSIANFAGPLRLKVSLVKTGEEVVIDGTISGELLDECSRCLAELRRPLSVALHIFGLVKKPSVSGLELDEAQPDRYTAFHDGKTIDIGDQIRESILLSLPIKRLCRPDCRGICPKCGADLNNEPCRCAKPETDERWRPLEKFLRREGGELDGAS; this comes from the coding sequence GTGACTATCCATATTGCAGACCTGCACGAAGGGTTGAACACGCTGGAGATTGAGGACAGTCAAGCAGGCCTTGGCATAGAGCATTCGATTGCCAATTTCGCCGGACCTCTGAGACTTAAAGTTTCCCTTGTCAAGACTGGTGAGGAAGTGGTAATTGATGGTACTATATCAGGCGAGCTGCTTGATGAGTGCTCACGGTGCCTCGCGGAGCTGAGAAGGCCCCTCAGTGTGGCTCTCCATATCTTCGGCCTGGTCAAGAAACCATCGGTTTCCGGCCTTGAGCTTGATGAAGCGCAGCCCGACAGGTATACTGCTTTTCATGATGGGAAGACTATAGATATCGGCGATCAGATACGGGAGAGCATATTGCTTTCGCTGCCGATCAAGAGGCTCTGCAGACCGGATTGCAGGGGAATATGCCCGAAGTGTGGCGCTGATTTGAACAACGAACCTTGCAGATGTGCAAAGCCTGAGACTGATGAAAGATGGAGACCGTTAGAAAAGTTTCTGCGTAGAGAAGGAGGAGAACTGGATGGCGCTTCCTAA
- the gltA gene encoding NADPH-dependent glutamate synthase: MNSDKPKKKLILERQKMSRQDPLLRSKNFKEVALGYTDEEAVVEAVRCIDCKKPLCIDGCPVEIDIPGFIRLIQQRDFLGSARKLKEKNSLPAICGRVCPQEDQCEKVCLVGRKGDPIAIGRLERFAADYERRIGNVEVPKLPAPSGKRVAVVGSGPAGLTIASDLAKMGHDVTIFEALHSIGGVLRYGIPEFRLPKAVLEAEVDYLRKLGVKIEKSFVVGRLRLLDEFLMDGFDAVFVGTGAGLPYFMGVPGENLNGVYSANEFLTRVNLMKAYLFPDYDTPVVVGKKVAVIGAGNTAMDAARCALRLGAESHIIYRRSREEAPARKEEVENAQEEGVQFHFLAAPVDVLGTPDGWVRALRLIRMELGEPDDSGRRRPVPVKGSETEFDVQTVVVAVGQGPNPLVPSTTEKLEVNKKGCIVADPATGETTKKGVFAGGDIVTGGATVILAMGAARKAARAIDKYLEGEFEGKYWSPTASSSSALEQ; the protein is encoded by the coding sequence ATGAACTCCGACAAGCCCAAGAAGAAACTTATTCTTGAGAGACAGAAGATGTCGAGGCAGGACCCCTTGCTCAGGTCGAAGAATTTCAAGGAAGTCGCTCTCGGTTACACTGATGAAGAGGCGGTGGTCGAAGCGGTGAGGTGTATAGACTGTAAGAAGCCGCTTTGCATTGATGGCTGTCCCGTTGAGATCGACATTCCCGGTTTCATACGGCTCATACAGCAGAGAGACTTTCTCGGATCAGCCAGGAAGCTCAAAGAGAAGAACAGCCTTCCCGCGATTTGTGGAAGGGTATGCCCGCAGGAGGACCAATGTGAGAAAGTCTGCTTAGTCGGAAGAAAAGGCGATCCGATAGCCATCGGGAGGCTGGAAAGGTTTGCGGCTGATTACGAGAGAAGAATCGGAAATGTGGAAGTTCCGAAGTTGCCTGCTCCGAGCGGAAAGAGAGTTGCTGTGGTGGGCTCGGGTCCTGCAGGCCTTACAATTGCCAGTGACCTTGCCAAGATGGGGCATGATGTGACCATCTTCGAAGCACTCCATAGTATAGGCGGGGTACTGAGGTATGGAATTCCCGAGTTCAGGCTGCCAAAGGCAGTTCTTGAGGCCGAGGTGGACTATTTGAGAAAGCTCGGCGTCAAGATTGAGAAGAGCTTTGTGGTGGGAAGACTGAGACTCCTGGATGAGTTCCTGATGGACGGTTTTGATGCTGTCTTCGTCGGGACAGGTGCCGGGCTCCCTTATTTCATGGGTGTCCCGGGAGAGAATCTGAACGGCGTCTACTCTGCCAACGAGTTCCTTACGCGGGTGAACTTGATGAAGGCGTACCTCTTCCCGGACTACGATACGCCGGTAGTGGTCGGGAAGAAGGTTGCGGTTATCGGCGCGGGCAATACTGCCATGGATGCCGCCAGGTGTGCTCTCCGGCTGGGAGCCGAATCCCATATCATTTACAGAAGGTCCAGAGAAGAGGCCCCCGCGAGAAAAGAAGAGGTTGAGAATGCCCAGGAAGAGGGTGTACAATTTCATTTCCTTGCCGCACCCGTTGACGTGCTTGGAACCCCGGACGGGTGGGTGCGCGCGCTCCGCCTCATCAGGATGGAACTTGGCGAGCCGGACGACAGCGGAAGAAGAAGACCTGTCCCCGTGAAGGGATCTGAGACCGAGTTTGACGTTCAGACAGTGGTAGTGGCTGTAGGCCAGGGGCCGAACCCGCTTGTTCCATCGACCACTGAGAAACTTGAGGTGAACAAGAAGGGCTGCATTGTTGCTGACCCCGCCACAGGTGAGACAACAAAGAAGGGCGTTTTTGCCGGTGGAGACATTGTAACCGGCGGCGCCACCGTTATCCTGGCCATGGGGGCTGCAAGAAAAGCCGCGCGGGCCATAGACAAGTACCTGGAGGGTGAGTTTGAAGGGAAGTACTGGTCCCCGACGGCGTCATCAAGCTCAGCCCTGGAACAATGA
- a CDS encoding sulfide/dihydroorotate dehydrogenase-like FAD/NAD-binding protein — MFEIVEKKDLHETICLIKVTAGLIASKALPGQFVLIRIDEKGERIPLTIVDARDGLLTLIFQKVGKTTVHLGTLSKGDSLADVVGPLGKPSEIKKYGTVVCIGGGIGIAEEYPVARAFKEAGNYCISIIGARTKSLLILEDEMRAASDELLITTDDGSYGVKGLVIDELRKIIDRGKPISLVMAVGPVVMMKAVAEVTRPYGIKTLVSLNSIMVDGTGMCGACRVSVGGKTKFACVDGPDFDAHEVDFDLMIGRLKMYLADEKRSLEEFTKKQAVHS, encoded by the coding sequence TTGTTTGAGATAGTTGAGAAAAAAGACCTGCATGAGACAATCTGCCTCATCAAGGTGACGGCAGGGCTGATTGCATCGAAGGCGCTTCCGGGACAGTTCGTTCTCATCAGAATTGACGAGAAGGGAGAGAGAATCCCTCTCACGATCGTTGACGCTCGTGACGGGCTTCTGACCCTGATCTTTCAGAAAGTGGGGAAGACCACGGTGCACCTTGGGACGCTCTCGAAGGGAGATTCGCTTGCCGACGTTGTCGGGCCGCTCGGGAAGCCTTCCGAGATAAAGAAATACGGAACTGTGGTCTGCATCGGCGGAGGGATAGGGATAGCGGAGGAATATCCTGTTGCCAGGGCTTTCAAGGAGGCGGGCAACTACTGCATCTCGATCATTGGAGCAAGGACGAAGTCCCTGCTCATCCTGGAAGATGAGATGAGAGCTGCAAGTGATGAGCTCTTGATAACGACTGATGACGGTTCGTACGGCGTTAAGGGACTCGTGATAGATGAACTCAGAAAGATAATCGACCGGGGGAAGCCAATTTCCCTCGTGATGGCAGTCGGACCTGTAGTCATGATGAAGGCTGTGGCTGAGGTCACAAGGCCGTACGGCATAAAGACGCTGGTCAGCCTCAACTCAATCATGGTGGATGGGACCGGCATGTGCGGGGCCTGCAGGGTGAGCGTTGGCGGTAAAACCAAGTTTGCCTGTGTGGACGGCCCGGATTTCGACGCCCATGAGGTTGATTTCGACCTCATGATCGGACGGCTCAAAATGTACCTTGCAGATGAGAAACGTTCTCTTGAAGAGTTTACGAAGAAACAGGCGGTTCACAGCTAG
- the ndk gene encoding nucleoside-diphosphate kinase, with translation MGVERTLLIIKPDAVERNLIGQILSSVESGGFSILSMSMLRLSEPDARRFYKVHEGKPFIDSLVKYMSSGPCVVCVLEGNGAVEKLRKLVGSTDPSQASPGTIRERFGVDKQRNSVHASDSSGTASEEIEFFSGRVETCLR, from the coding sequence GTGGGGGTTGAGAGGACACTCCTCATAATCAAACCTGACGCAGTCGAGAGGAACCTTATCGGTCAGATTCTCTCCTCTGTGGAAAGCGGCGGTTTCTCCATTCTGAGCATGTCAATGCTGAGGCTCAGTGAGCCGGATGCGAGAAGGTTCTACAAGGTGCATGAGGGAAAACCGTTCATCGATAGTCTTGTGAAGTATATGTCAAGCGGGCCGTGTGTTGTCTGCGTGCTGGAGGGAAACGGGGCGGTGGAGAAATTGAGAAAGCTCGTGGGTTCGACGGATCCCAGCCAGGCATCTCCGGGAACAATCAGGGAGAGGTTTGGAGTCGACAAGCAGAGAAACTCGGTCCATGCATCTGATTCGAGCGGTACGGCAAGCGAAGAGATTGAGTTCTTCTCCGGGAGGGTTGAAACTTGTTTGAGATAG
- a CDS encoding 2-oxoacid:acceptor oxidoreductase family protein: protein MNPKQTGIDSHPGRNSGSLPAGSEVAVRLSGEGGQGLILAGVILAEAAFVFDGKMVAQTENYGPEARGGKSASDVIISSEEIDTPKVTFLDFLLCLTPESLKSYLPRVKKNGTVIADTTTIKEFPEATQRIVKIPLKRLTRERLGTEVATNVVSLGVLREVTGIVSRDALLKAVEGRVPKKSLDLNRRALELGSELGREVCGG from the coding sequence GTGAATCCTAAGCAGACAGGAATAGATTCTCACCCGGGCAGGAATTCTGGTTCTCTGCCCGCAGGTTCAGAGGTGGCTGTCAGATTGAGCGGTGAGGGCGGCCAGGGACTTATATTGGCAGGGGTCATCCTGGCCGAGGCGGCGTTCGTCTTCGACGGCAAAATGGTTGCCCAGACTGAGAATTACGGGCCTGAGGCAAGGGGCGGGAAGAGCGCATCGGACGTGATAATCTCGTCTGAGGAAATCGACACGCCGAAAGTCACATTCCTGGACTTCCTTCTCTGCCTAACGCCAGAGTCGCTAAAGAGCTATTTGCCGCGTGTGAAGAAGAACGGGACTGTTATCGCTGACACAACGACAATAAAGGAATTTCCCGAGGCAACCCAAAGAATAGTGAAGATACCTCTCAAGAGACTTACGAGAGAAAGGCTTGGGACCGAAGTTGCAACGAATGTCGTTTCCCTTGGGGTGTTGAGAGAAGTCACCGGAATTGTATCAAGAGATGCTCTTCTCAAGGCCGTTGAGGGGCGCGTTCCAAAGAAGAGCCTCGATCTCAACAGGCGCGCGCTGGAGCTTGGATCTGAGCTTGGAAGGGAAGTCTGTGGGGGTTGA
- a CDS encoding 2-oxoacid:ferredoxin oxidoreductase subunit beta, protein MPVAPVTKVVTGYLRPHKRFPSVWCAGCGVGIVMGAFLRAVNSLGIDRNKIVVVSGIGCTSRMPVYLDFCGLHTTHGRAIAFATGIKFAKPELTVVVIMGDGDAIAIGGNHFIHAARRNIDLTAIVVNNETYGMTGGQYSPTTPQGSSGSTARHGNIEPPFDICDLARASGATYVAREAVYNARRLETLIAGGIKKRGFSLIEAVSNCYTVYGRYNDFKSQIDMLRWQKEHAVPIQSWQKLPPEEKNSKFSTGVLFQKDAPEYVDEYDKLIERLGGKTGGAKSES, encoded by the coding sequence ATGCCAGTAGCCCCGGTTACAAAAGTTGTGACAGGTTACCTAAGGCCTCACAAGAGATTTCCCAGCGTGTGGTGCGCTGGGTGCGGTGTGGGGATAGTCATGGGAGCCTTTCTGAGAGCGGTGAACAGTCTTGGAATAGACAGAAACAAGATCGTCGTCGTCTCCGGAATCGGCTGCACGTCAAGAATGCCGGTCTATCTTGACTTCTGCGGACTTCATACCACGCACGGAAGAGCGATTGCATTTGCCACAGGAATAAAGTTCGCAAAGCCCGAGCTTACCGTCGTCGTAATCATGGGTGACGGGGATGCCATCGCCATCGGTGGAAACCATTTCATTCACGCAGCCAGAAGAAACATAGATTTGACGGCGATTGTTGTGAATAATGAGACATACGGTATGACCGGAGGACAGTACTCTCCTACGACGCCGCAGGGTTCTTCCGGAAGCACTGCCCGTCACGGAAACATTGAGCCACCTTTTGATATCTGCGACCTTGCAAGGGCATCCGGCGCAACTTACGTGGCGAGAGAAGCTGTCTACAATGCGAGAAGACTGGAGACATTGATTGCAGGAGGAATCAAGAAGCGAGGATTCTCTCTCATAGAGGCCGTATCCAACTGCTACACCGTGTACGGAAGATACAACGATTTCAAGTCTCAGATTGATATGCTCCGGTGGCAGAAAGAGCATGCAGTTCCCATTCAGAGCTGGCAGAAGCTTCCACCGGAAGAGAAGAACAGCAAGTTTTCCACCGGCGTTCTTTTCCAAAAGGATGCGCCGGAATACGTGGATGAGTACGACAAACTCATTGAGAGACTCGGGGGAAAGACCGGAGGGGCAAAAAGTGAATCCTAA
- a CDS encoding 2-oxoacid:acceptor oxidoreductase subunit alpha, translating to MKPKLIQGNEACVEGAVRAGLTFFAGYPITPSSEIAEYVSGVLPRLGGKFIQMEDEIASASAIIGASIAGAKAMTATSGPGFSLMQETIGYAGMAEIPCVFIDVQRGGPSTGLPTLPSQGDFMQVMWGSHGDHPIAAVAPWSAAETVELMVTAFNISEEFRMPTVVLLDEVIGHVREGVDLSLFDNLHVVERMKPKEKPEDYIPFRRRPGEITPLANFGEGYRYHITGLTHDERGFSTLKPNEIDANIRALVSKMDMVSKKYASSYSFLMDDADFVVFAYGCSARVAKRAVTLARQKGIKAGLLRPRLVWPFPEHELRNLGSHVREILVPELNMGQAVREVERAVAGKTKVTRLSKVDGELFDPEEILEAITKG from the coding sequence ATGAAACCAAAACTAATCCAGGGAAACGAAGCCTGTGTTGAGGGGGCGGTGAGGGCGGGTCTCACCTTCTTTGCCGGCTATCCGATCACTCCATCGTCTGAAATCGCAGAGTATGTTTCGGGCGTGCTGCCCAGACTAGGAGGGAAGTTCATTCAGATGGAGGATGAGATTGCCTCGGCCTCCGCCATCATTGGGGCCTCCATTGCCGGTGCGAAGGCCATGACCGCGACGAGCGGCCCGGGCTTCTCACTGATGCAGGAGACCATAGGGTACGCAGGGATGGCGGAGATTCCTTGCGTTTTCATCGATGTCCAGCGGGGCGGGCCGTCAACGGGACTTCCGACCCTTCCTTCTCAGGGCGATTTCATGCAGGTCATGTGGGGAAGCCATGGCGATCATCCGATTGCGGCCGTAGCGCCGTGGTCTGCGGCGGAAACCGTGGAGCTCATGGTAACCGCTTTCAATATCTCTGAAGAGTTCAGGATGCCGACAGTTGTCCTCCTTGATGAAGTCATAGGGCACGTGAGAGAAGGGGTTGACCTGTCGTTGTTTGACAATCTGCACGTTGTCGAGCGGATGAAACCAAAAGAGAAACCCGAAGACTATATCCCGTTCAGGAGAAGACCCGGCGAGATAACACCGCTTGCGAACTTCGGAGAAGGCTACAGATACCACATTACTGGACTCACTCATGACGAGAGGGGATTCTCAACCCTCAAACCTAACGAGATTGATGCCAACATAAGAGCGCTTGTCTCGAAAATGGACATGGTCTCGAAGAAGTACGCGTCTTCCTACAGTTTCCTTATGGATGATGCGGATTTCGTCGTCTTTGCATATGGCTGCAGCGCAAGAGTGGCAAAGAGAGCGGTCACACTTGCGAGGCAAAAGGGGATAAAGGCCGGCCTCTTGAGGCCGAGACTTGTCTGGCCTTTCCCTGAACATGAGCTCAGGAACCTCGGTTCGCACGTGAGAGAGATACTTGTGCCCGAGCTCAACATGGGACAAGCTGTAAGAGAGGTTGAGAGGGCAGTAGCGGGAAAGACAAAGGTGACCAGACTTTCCAAAGTCGACGGTGAACTTTTCGATCCGGAAGAGATTCTGGAGGCGATAACGAAAGGTTAA
- a CDS encoding 4Fe-4S binding protein yields MEHHDEDTHAKEEGGFLVFENGKITIRISETCCKSCGICIEFCPTKVLEPRDDGFPVVVAISKCNDCKLCELRCPDFAITVEKVAD; encoded by the coding sequence ATGGAACACCACGATGAAGACACCCACGCAAAAGAAGAGGGTGGATTCCTTGTCTTTGAAAACGGGAAGATAACAATAAGAATCTCGGAAACATGCTGCAAGAGCTGCGGGATATGCATAGAGTTCTGTCCGACAAAAGTGCTCGAGCCGCGAGACGATGGTTTCCCGGTCGTGGTTGCGATTTCGAAATGCAACGACTGTAAACTCTGCGAGCTCAGGTGTCCTGACTTTGCAATAACAGTAGAAAAGGTGGCGGACTGA
- the sucD gene encoding succinate--CoA ligase subunit alpha: MSILVGNNTKLVVQGITGRDGSFHALKMKEYGTKVVAGVTPGKGGTSVQDIPVFDSVVEAVRKTGANTSCVYVPASFAPDAIYEACGAGIELIVCITEGVPTLEMVKAAEYMSERGIRLIGPNCPGIISPGKCKVGIMPGEIHSPGPVGVVSRSGTLTYEVVSNLTRAGIGQTTCVGIGGDPVPGTNFVDVLTLFEKDDETKAIVLIGEIGGSDEEDAARFIKEKLSKPVVGFVAGKTAPPGKRMGHAGAIVSGGSGTAKEKLEALRAAGCRVAETPSEINPLVKEALSRKGGRK, from the coding sequence TTGAGCATACTCGTCGGAAACAACACGAAACTCGTTGTGCAAGGAATAACAGGAAGAGACGGTTCTTTTCATGCGTTAAAGATGAAGGAGTACGGAACGAAAGTGGTTGCCGGAGTCACGCCGGGGAAAGGCGGGACATCGGTTCAGGACATCCCGGTTTTCGACTCTGTGGTGGAAGCAGTAAGGAAAACGGGAGCCAACACATCTTGCGTCTATGTCCCGGCTTCTTTTGCGCCCGATGCCATCTATGAGGCGTGCGGCGCCGGGATTGAGCTTATAGTATGCATCACGGAGGGAGTCCCAACGCTTGAAATGGTGAAGGCGGCGGAGTACATGAGCGAGCGCGGCATACGGTTGATAGGACCCAACTGCCCGGGAATAATTTCTCCCGGGAAGTGCAAAGTCGGAATCATGCCCGGCGAGATCCACTCCCCGGGGCCGGTAGGCGTAGTCTCCCGAAGCGGAACTCTGACGTATGAAGTAGTGAGCAATCTCACCCGGGCAGGAATCGGACAGACGACTTGTGTGGGAATCGGCGGGGACCCTGTCCCAGGGACGAATTTTGTGGATGTGCTGACCCTGTTTGAGAAAGATGACGAGACCAAGGCCATAGTTCTGATCGGTGAGATTGGCGGCTCCGACGAAGAAGATGCAGCCAGGTTCATCAAGGAAAAGCTGTCAAAGCCGGTCGTCGGGTTTGTCGCAGGTAAGACTGCTCCGCCTGGAAAAAGAATGGGGCATGCGGGGGCAATAGTCTCCGGAGGGTCGGGAACTGCCAAAGAGAAGCTTGAAGCTCTGAGGGCTGCGGGATGCAGAGTGGCAGAGACTCCTTCAGAGATAAACCCGCTTGTGAAAGAGGCACTTTCCAGAAAGGGTGGAAGGAAATAG
- the sucC gene encoding ADP-forming succinate--CoA ligase subunit beta has translation MNIHEYQAKELFAKSGIPVPKGVVASSKEEAKSAAAKIGFPVVLKAQVLVGGRGKAGGIKFARTPDEVGENAAAILGMQIKGLPVRKLLVAESLDIAKEYYLGILVDRRKRLPLVMASAEGGIEIEEVARRTPEKILRLHFDPWNGLLQFQAREIAFGIEKDKSVALKIASVVPKLWRLFLECDASLAEINPLVLTKSGDVIALDAKVNLDDNALFKHGELELLRDKDGEDKNEAVAREKGLSYVKLDGNVGCVVNGAGLAMATMDLIKHFGAEPANFLDIGGSSNPDKVKAAMGILLSDKNVKAIFFNIFGGITRCDDVALGLVESLKTVKTDIPIVIRLTGTNEDAARKILSEKGLRSTTIMDEGVKDVVAKARGVAS, from the coding sequence ATGAACATTCACGAGTATCAGGCAAAGGAGCTTTTCGCGAAGTCCGGTATTCCGGTGCCAAAAGGCGTTGTTGCTTCTTCGAAGGAAGAAGCGAAGAGCGCCGCCGCCAAGATCGGATTTCCGGTTGTGCTAAAAGCACAAGTGCTTGTCGGAGGAAGGGGCAAAGCAGGCGGAATAAAATTCGCGCGTACGCCTGATGAAGTCGGTGAGAATGCCGCGGCCATTCTGGGCATGCAGATCAAGGGCCTTCCGGTTAGGAAGCTTCTTGTTGCCGAAAGCCTGGACATCGCAAAGGAGTACTATCTCGGGATTCTTGTTGACAGGAGAAAAAGACTTCCGCTTGTGATGGCGAGCGCTGAAGGCGGGATCGAAATCGAGGAAGTTGCGAGGCGGACTCCGGAGAAGATTCTCAGACTTCATTTTGATCCGTGGAACGGGCTCCTTCAATTCCAGGCAAGGGAAATCGCTTTTGGAATTGAGAAGGACAAGAGTGTGGCTCTGAAGATAGCCTCTGTCGTCCCAAAGCTCTGGAGACTATTCCTTGAATGTGACGCATCTCTTGCGGAGATAAATCCTCTTGTGCTCACAAAGAGCGGCGACGTGATCGCACTTGATGCCAAGGTGAATCTTGACGACAACGCGCTCTTCAAGCATGGCGAGCTTGAGCTCCTGAGGGACAAGGACGGCGAAGACAAAAACGAGGCCGTTGCCAGGGAGAAGGGTTTGAGCTATGTCAAGCTTGACGGAAACGTGGGCTGTGTTGTAAATGGAGCCGGACTCGCAATGGCTACCATGGACCTCATAAAGCACTTCGGTGCGGAGCCCGCGAACTTCCTTGATATCGGCGGAAGCTCCAACCCTGACAAGGTAAAAGCGGCGATGGGAATTCTACTTTCGGACAAGAACGTGAAGGCAATCTTCTTCAACATCTTTGGAGGCATTACGAGGTGCGATGATGTTGCCCTGGGGCTCGTGGAATCGCTCAAGACGGTGAAGACTGATATCCCGATCGTGATAAGGCTGACCGGGACCAACGAGGACGCGGCGCGGAAGATTCTCTCGGAAAAGGGGCTTCGGTCAACAACGATTATGGATGAAGGAGTGAAGGACGTGGTGGCGAAAGCAAGGGGGGTGGCCTCTTGA
- a CDS encoding cyclic 2,3-diphosphoglycerate synthase, translating to MVVERRKVIIMGAGGRDFHNFNLFFKDKEQYEVVAFTATQIPHIDKRVYPPSLSGGFYPRGIPIHPEEELPSLVKDNGVMEVVFAYSDVSHEYVMHKASLILSLGACFSIIGTSETMLESKVPVISVLAVRTGCGKSAVTRRVAEILREDGHKVVVVRHPMPYGDLTKQGVQRFETFEDLDRHNCTIEEREEYEPHIEKGVVVFAGVAYGEILNAASKEADFLLWDGGNNDLSFFKPWLQLVVADPHRAGHELRYHAGETSVRLADVVVINKVDTAKAEDISTVKKNVRSVNPTCIFVETESPISVDSPSLIQGKRVLVIEDGPTITHGEMPFGAGYIAAKNLGASEIVDPRPFARGELREVFKKFPHIGPVLPALGYIASQIKDLEETVNSCSCDSVLVATPIDLRRMINVKKPSVRARYDVREKGKPDLREVVHGFVSRIRSGVNK from the coding sequence ATGGTCGTGGAGAGAAGAAAAGTCATCATCATGGGAGCAGGGGGAAGGGATTTCCACAATTTCAATCTCTTCTTCAAGGACAAGGAGCAGTACGAAGTCGTTGCGTTCACTGCGACCCAGATTCCCCACATTGACAAAAGGGTCTATCCGCCTTCTTTGTCGGGGGGATTCTATCCCCGCGGCATTCCGATTCACCCGGAGGAAGAACTTCCATCGCTTGTCAAGGATAACGGTGTCATGGAGGTCGTCTTTGCGTACAGCGATGTCTCTCACGAATACGTGATGCACAAGGCGTCGCTTATCTTATCGCTTGGCGCGTGCTTTTCAATCATAGGCACGTCTGAGACAATGCTTGAGAGCAAGGTCCCGGTCATATCGGTGCTTGCCGTGAGAACCGGATGCGGAAAAAGCGCGGTCACAAGAAGGGTGGCGGAGATTCTGAGGGAAGACGGCCACAAGGTGGTGGTTGTGCGTCATCCGATGCCGTACGGAGACCTTACCAAGCAGGGCGTTCAGCGGTTTGAGACATTTGAGGATCTCGACCGGCATAACTGTACGATTGAAGAGAGAGAGGAATACGAACCTCACATCGAGAAGGGAGTAGTGGTTTTCGCCGGAGTTGCCTACGGAGAAATCCTGAACGCAGCCTCGAAGGAGGCTGACTTTCTCTTGTGGGACGGTGGAAACAATGATTTGTCATTCTTCAAACCCTGGCTTCAGCTTGTTGTGGCAGACCCTCACAGGGCCGGACATGAGCTGAGATATCATGCAGGTGAAACCAGCGTTAGACTTGCTGATGTTGTTGTAATAAACAAGGTGGATACTGCGAAGGCAGAGGATATCTCCACCGTCAAAAAGAACGTGAGGTCCGTGAATCCGACCTGCATTTTCGTTGAGACCGAATCTCCGATTAGCGTTGATTCGCCTTCGCTCATCCAGGGGAAACGGGTTCTTGTTATCGAAGACGGACCGACTATTACTCATGGTGAAATGCCGTTTGGGGCAGGTTACATCGCAGCGAAGAACTTAGGGGCCAGCGAGATTGTAGATCCGAGGCCCTTCGCCAGGGGCGAGCTAAGAGAGGTCTTCAAGAAGTTTCCACACATCGGGCCTGTGCTTCCCGCCTTGGGGTACATTGCATCACAGATCAAGGATCTTGAGGAGACGGTGAACTCCTGTTCATGTGATTCTGTGCTCGTTGCCACACCCATTGACTTGAGAAGAATGATAAATGTCAAGAAACCGTCGGTAAGAGCAAGGTACGACGTCAGGGAGAAGGGAAAGCCGGACCTGAGAGAGGTGGTTCATGGTTTTGTCTCACGGATAAGGAGCGGAGTGAACAAATGA
- the rfaE2 gene encoding D-glycero-beta-D-manno-heptose 1-phosphate adenylyltransferase — protein sequence MGEVVTRDRLREIRERAKLHSKKVVFTNGCFDILHRGHIEYLRKARSLGDILVIGLNTDKSVRAIKGKGRPIVPEEDRAFLLCELRSVDYVCLFDEETPALLIDFLTPDVLVKGGDYAIDEVVGKDTVEASGGEVVIIPEVKGKSTSSIVDIISRRTCS from the coding sequence ATGGGCGAAGTGGTGACCAGAGACAGGTTGAGAGAGATTAGGGAACGGGCAAAACTCCATAGCAAGAAGGTCGTGTTCACAAACGGATGTTTTGACATTCTTCACAGGGGCCATATTGAGTATTTGAGAAAGGCTAGATCCCTGGGCGACATCCTCGTGATCGGCTTGAACACCGACAAGTCTGTGAGGGCAATAAAGGGAAAGGGAAGGCCCATCGTCCCGGAAGAAGACAGGGCTTTCTTACTTTGCGAGCTCAGGAGTGTCGACTACGTGTGTCTTTTTGATGAGGAAACTCCGGCACTTCTCATAGATTTTCTCACTCCGGATGTCCTTGTGAAAGGCGGCGACTACGCAATTGACGAGGTTGTAGGCAAGGACACCGTGGAAGCATCGGGCGGCGAGGTCGTGATCATCCCCGAGGTCAAAGGCAAATCAACCTCTTCGATTGTGGATATAATCTCGCGCCGGACATGCAGTTAA